The following coding sequences are from one Candidatus Paceibacterota bacterium window:
- the metG gene encoding methionine--tRNA ligase, which yields MSKCFYITTAIDYVNGHPHLGHAYEKVVADVIARAHRSLGQETFFLTGLDEHGQKVQQAAVTEGKTPQAYCDGLAEVWKAFAAKLDLTNDDFVRTTELRHKEVVQAILAKLHAEGHFYKEVYRGFYSTRQETFLTHKDRLPDGTFDPSWGEVIELEEENYYFRLKDHQQWLIEHIERNPSFIAPAQRRNEVLGFLKNNVLEDLCISRPASRLNWGIPLPFDPDYVTYVWFDALSNYITIPAAQGDPGVPASLRRQASAQNLQWRVWPADIHLIGKDIVKFHSVYWPIMLKAMGAPLPKQVLAHGWWQKDGQRMSKSTGNVVDPVAVIDEWGVDAFRFYVLRELDIGPDGNWTEAGFKARYSSELANGLGNLVNRSLSMLKRYRSGVVPKVSNELALEAEQAIAETRRLLAQNQLQGALQAIWSLVTRANQYVDHTAPFKLAKDQSKAARLDEVLYNLAEICRILAVLLWPFLPGTASKIYAQLGLAGSPDKDSEARWGGLAGGHAIGTPAPLFPRKES from the coding sequence ATGAGCAAATGCTTTTACATCACGACCGCCATTGACTACGTCAACGGGCACCCGCATCTCGGCCATGCTTACGAAAAGGTGGTCGCGGATGTCATTGCGCGGGCGCATCGGAGCTTGGGGCAGGAGACGTTTTTCCTGACCGGCCTGGATGAGCACGGCCAAAAGGTCCAACAGGCGGCAGTAACAGAAGGCAAGACCCCGCAAGCTTACTGCGATGGGCTGGCGGAGGTCTGGAAGGCCTTTGCCGCGAAGCTGGATTTGACCAACGACGACTTCGTCCGCACCACCGAATTGCGCCATAAGGAGGTCGTACAGGCGATTCTGGCCAAGCTTCATGCCGAGGGGCACTTCTACAAGGAGGTCTATCGCGGCTTTTACTCGACCCGCCAAGAGACTTTCCTGACCCACAAAGACCGCCTGCCGGACGGCACGTTCGATCCGTCCTGGGGGGAAGTCATTGAGCTTGAGGAGGAGAATTACTATTTCAGGCTCAAAGACCATCAACAGTGGCTGATCGAGCATATCGAGCGGAATCCGTCTTTCATAGCTCCGGCCCAGCGCCGGAACGAGGTGCTGGGCTTCCTCAAGAACAACGTGCTGGAGGACCTCTGCATCAGCCGCCCGGCCTCTCGCTTGAACTGGGGTATCCCGTTGCCATTTGATCCGGACTACGTCACCTACGTGTGGTTTGACGCCCTCTCCAACTACATCACCATCCCCGCTGCCCAGGGCGACCCCGGCGTACCCGCATCACTGCGTCGTCAAGCCTCAGCCCAAAACCTTCAATGGAGGGTATGGCCTGCCGACATCCACCTCATCGGCAAGGACATCGTCAAGTTCCACAGCGTCTATTGGCCGATCATGCTCAAGGCGATGGGCGCGCCGTTGCCGAAACAGGTGCTCGCGCATGGTTGGTGGCAGAAAGACGGGCAGCGTATGAGCAAGAGCACCGGCAATGTCGTTGATCCGGTTGCCGTCATTGACGAGTGGGGCGTCGATGCGTTCCGGTTCTATGTGCTCCGAGAGCTGGACATCGGCCCAGACGGGAATTGGACGGAAGCTGGCTTCAAGGCGCGCTACTCGTCGGAATTGGCCAACGGGCTGGGCAACCTGGTGAATCGCTCCCTTTCGATGCTCAAACGATACCGCAGTGGTGTGGTGCCCAAGGTTTCGAACGAACTGGCCTTGGAAGCAGAGCAGGCGATTGCAGAAACGCGCCGCCTGTTGGCGCAGAACCAACTCCAGGGCGCGCTACAGGCGATCTGGTCGCTGGTGACGAGGGCCAATCAGTATGTGGACCACACCGCGCCGTTCAAGCTGGCCAAAGACCAGTCCAAAGCTGCTCGCCTCGATGAGGTATTGTATAACTTGGCGGAAATTTGTCGGATACTAGCAGTGCTGCTTTGGCCGTTCCTGCCGGGGACAGCGTCCAAGATCTACGCGCAGCTTGGCCTGGCCGGCTCACCCGACAAGGACTCGGAAGCTCGCTGGGGCGGATTGGCGGGCGGTCACGCGATCGGCACCCCCGCCCCTCTGTTTCCGCGCAAGGAGTCCTGA
- a CDS encoding dienelactone hydrolase family protein, whose translation MPTNAPQLPSLLVGAAGQGIASKQAWLNQRARLKEQWQGVLGQFPNHKAPLNTEVLSTEDLSGIARQLVRYQVEEGLFTDGYLLTPGEAKGKLPAIVVFHPTTPLHAKGVAGLAPEYSREKWHGLQFVKRGYIVWCPRNYIETEGAGWTGNAARVLARHPNWTGMTRMVWDAIRAVDFLESLPSVDGKRIGCLGHSLGGKQVLYAMAFDDRYRTGVSSEGGIGLEFSNWEAPWYLGSKIKHPRFGRENHEVLALIAPRAFLLLAGDSADNDRSWTFIQAVQPVYELLGAPGSIGWLNHRQGHFYAPEGRAAAEEFLDRHLKQ comes from the coding sequence ATGCCGACGAATGCCCCACAGTTACCTAGTCTGCTGGTGGGCGCTGCGGGACAGGGGATAGCTTCGAAGCAAGCTTGGCTCAACCAGCGCGCGCGTTTGAAGGAACAGTGGCAGGGCGTCTTGGGTCAGTTCCCGAATCATAAGGCACCGCTTAACACTGAGGTGCTCAGTACAGAAGATCTGAGTGGGATTGCCCGGCAGCTTGTCAGGTATCAGGTTGAGGAAGGGTTGTTCACAGACGGTTACTTGCTGACACCTGGGGAGGCAAAAGGGAAGTTGCCAGCTATCGTTGTCTTCCATCCGACAACTCCGTTGCATGCTAAGGGTGTGGCGGGCTTAGCTCCGGAGTATTCCCGAGAGAAGTGGCACGGCCTGCAATTCGTCAAGCGCGGCTATATCGTATGGTGCCCGCGCAACTACATCGAGACGGAAGGAGCGGGCTGGACCGGCAACGCGGCGCGCGTCCTCGCCCGGCACCCCAATTGGACCGGCATGACCCGGATGGTCTGGGATGCAATACGCGCAGTGGACTTCCTGGAGTCGCTGCCGAGCGTGGATGGCAAACGGATCGGCTGCCTCGGTCATTCGCTTGGCGGCAAGCAAGTGCTGTATGCGATGGCTTTTGACGACCGCTACCGTACGGGGGTCTCAAGCGAGGGGGGCATAGGGTTGGAATTCAGCAATTGGGAGGCACCGTGGTACCTCGGCTCCAAGATCAAGCACCCAAGATTCGGTCGGGAGAACCACGAGGTGCTCGCTCTGATTGCGCCCCGGGCCTTTCTCCTGCTCGCCGGAGATTCTGCGGACAATGACCGGAGTTGGACATTCATCCAAGCTGTGCAGCCTGTTTATGAACTGTTGGGGGCGCCAGGAAGCATTGGCTGGCTAAACCACCGCCAGGGACATTTCTACGCACCCGAGGGCCGCGCTGCTGCAGAAGAATTCCTGGATCGGCACCTAAAGCAATGA